The genomic stretch AAAAGAAGGAAGCGCTCTGGGACAAGTCCTTTTAATACATTTTTAATTGTTTTTTTCGGCTCTTCTTTCATTATTTTTACGATGGATTGGAAGAGTTCTTCTTTATTTTTTTCTGAAAAGCTATCAATTGTTAGTGTGATTGGTTCGTTTTTTCGTTTCTTTTGCTCTTTTACAACATATTGGCTACAGCGCAGAACTGCGGGCCCTGAAACTCCGAAATGAGTAAAAAGCATGTCCATTTTATGAGTGATGACTGCTTTTCCTTTTTTATTCAATACGCTAAGAGCTACATCACGAAGGGCAAGTCCTTGAAGTGTCTTTTGTTTAATGAATGGTTCATTTGATGTAAGTGGAACTTCTGTCGGGTACAAGTCTGTAATCGTATGCCCAGCCTCTTTTGCCCATGCATATCCATCACCAGTTGAGCCTGTATGTGGAACAGATTTACCTCCAACGGCAATAACAACACTTTTACTTAACATTTCTTCTCCATTTTCAAATAGAATTCCTTTTACAGCTCCATTTTCATACAGGACTTTCTTGACAGGTGTATTCGTTTTTGTTGTTACACCAAGTCTTCTTAAATGATTTAGCAGCGCTTCAACAACTGATTGAGCTTTGTTAGAAACGGGAAACATGCGCCCGTGGTCTTCTTCCTTCAGCTTCACTCCAAGTCCTTCAAAAAAATCAATAATGTTTTCGTTGTTGAATACCGAAAAGGCGCTGTATAAAAAGCGGCCATTTCCTGGAATGTGCTTAATAATTTCATCAACAGGAAGTCGGTTTGTGACATTACAGCGTCCGCCACCTGATATGGCTAATTTTCGACCTAGCTTATTTCCTTTATCAACGAGCAACACTTTTGCTCCTTCTTCTGCTGCAGAGATAGCAGCCATCAAGCCTGATGGCCCACCACCAATGACAATGACATCATAATTTAACAATTATTTCACCAGCCTACTTAATATAATCACTTGCGTAAATGCAAAGATATCTCTATTATCAATAGTTGAGTCAGCTTTTTTTGGAGGCACCAATATGTCTAATTCAAAACTATTGCAAGGAACACTTATTTTAACACTCGGTACATACATTGCGCGAGTACTCGGGATGATTTACGTTTTTCCATTTGAAAGTCTTGTTGGAAATAAAGGGGGAGCCCTTTTTCAATATGGCTATGGACAGTATACAATTTATTTGAGTATCGCAACAGCGGGAGTTCCGCTAGCGGTTTCTAAGTTCGTTTCTAAATATAACGCACTTGGGGATTATCATACAAGTATGCGAATGTTCAAAAGTGGAATGAAGTTCACCATGATTATGGGAGTTACCGTTTTTGCAGCGCTATTTTTCCTCTCACCAGTTATTGCAGAATTAATGCTAGGAGGAAATGGCCTTGATAACTCACTTGATGATGTTGTCATGGTTATTCGGATGGTTAGCGTGGCCATCATTGTAGTTCCAACAATGAGTCTTATCCGCGGATTTTTCCAAGGAAATGGTTCAATGGGACCGACAGCTGTTTCACAAGTTATCGAGCAGATTGCACGCGTTGTTTTCCTATTAGCGTCAAGCTACATTATTATTAAGATGTTAAATGGACGCATTGCAACGGCTGTTGGATTTGCTACGTTTGCAGCCTTTATTGGTGCACTTGGTGGATTAGCTGTTCTTTATTGGTATTGGAAAAAACGTAAGAAACACTTTGATAAATTGCTCGAACAAAGCGTTGAGCCTGCTAACATTTCAACGCGAGATATGTTTAAAGAGCTATTTTCTTATGCAGGTCCATTTGTGTTTGTAGGACTAGCTATTCCTTTGTTCCAATACGTTGATCAATTTATGTTTAATAGAGCAATGGTTGCCGCAGGACATAAAGACACGGCTGAAACGCTTTTTGGTATCACATTTGGATGGGTGCCAAAGCTTGTCATGATTCCTGTGTCTCTTGCAACAGCGTTCGGATTAA from Priestia filamentosa encodes the following:
- a CDS encoding NAD(P)/FAD-dependent oxidoreductase, whose product is MLNYDVIVIGGGPSGLMAAISAAEEGAKVLLVDKGNKLGRKLAISGGGRCNVTNRLPVDEIIKHIPGNGRFLYSAFSVFNNENIIDFFEGLGVKLKEEDHGRMFPVSNKAQSVVEALLNHLRRLGVTTKTNTPVKKVLYENGAVKGILFENGEEMLSKSVVIAVGGKSVPHTGSTGDGYAWAKEAGHTITDLYPTEVPLTSNEPFIKQKTLQGLALRDVALSVLNKKGKAVITHKMDMLFTHFGVSGPAVLRCSQYVVKEQKKRKNEPITLTIDSFSEKNKEELFQSIVKIMKEEPKKTIKNVLKGLVPERFLLFLLERVGISEQEACGQIPHEKVRSLVEGFKQFSFTVNGTLSIEKAFVTGGGVSTKEIHPKEMSSKLMDGLHFCGEILDIHGYTGGYNITAAFVTGRLAGHSAAVHSTQTS
- a CDS encoding putative polysaccharide biosynthesis protein is translated as MSNSKLLQGTLILTLGTYIARVLGMIYVFPFESLVGNKGGALFQYGYGQYTIYLSIATAGVPLAVSKFVSKYNALGDYHTSMRMFKSGMKFTMIMGVTVFAALFFLSPVIAELMLGGNGLDNSLDDVVMVIRMVSVAIIVVPTMSLIRGFFQGNGSMGPTAVSQVIEQIARVVFLLASSYIIIKMLNGRIATAVGFATFAAFIGALGGLAVLYWYWKKRKKHFDKLLEQSVEPANISTRDMFKELFSYAGPFVFVGLAIPLFQYVDQFMFNRAMVAAGHKDTAETLFGITFGWVPKLVMIPVSLATAFGLTLVPTITDSYVNGKRRTLKNQIDQTYQTIMFLVLPAVIGMCVLAYPIYALMYSTSDLGGQMLATYAPLALFFSFFTVNAAILQGINKQRYAVISLVLGLLVKIVFNFPLTYYMQATGSILATALGYFVAIAYTFYMIQKHAAYKFTLFVKRSILIILFVAIMALAVWLVQLGLSSFVSYKDGRIAAGLISFAGVGIGGALYLGLAYKSRLLNIVFGDGFVNKITRRFKRNKVREQ